The following coding sequences are from one Oncorhynchus nerka isolate Pitt River linkage group LG6, Oner_Uvic_2.0, whole genome shotgun sequence window:
- the LOC115130502 gene encoding peroxisome proliferator-activated receptor gamma coactivator 1-alpha, which yields MADCASLLDEELTSFVFNYLTENSGSQYGEEEVCSDRLDADFPDIDLSQLDASDFDSVNCLSELHWCNDQSDISAASIQYSTGDPEFFEIDENAALLAALTDSLDGMVEDEVGGLSVFPSLGEGSEEDLPFPSGSLSDGSLSSETEDPSLLKKLLLSPPNVPTGLESHKEGSSNSGHRHCSRSLHLKPVRPLVKRESTQERKPRAVRPAGRLCTELHRHLTSAQEAEDTPSADTENEEDEEEDDDDEDSESEEEEEEDESSGSESERSTPLEPTKPQFSSEKELKSVVELIKYMHTYCLPMRKQAGWERKERECPGQVRRARPECPTTLIHPNCHKAAPQAQSCAPRQRLAFTRRREVKANSLLRELLKAVNSFDVSKPYRLHSPPYTHNRDAITKPAHDRKTETPSPTASSTKPEFMKERGLEVPLSPDLEDASFSVRRSRRLASFPSRFGKKVHAGWVREEPASGERRPDEEDKAVKHPPGDDPEKDSAANNNSTSQTTADAAEPDNLCCQNEKRACLCLPLTPKSTGDTQYANRPFEQTLSVDLCGTAGLTPPTTPPHKQVEDELFKPEGKGESPPKGSWLTRAHSRKLPEQTELYAQLRKMGQAIDAEPKVHRTFGDHDYCLLSLGESRKRTAAMLAHSLFGRSSPEGDRAERRVQGDKRLEQQREDRLFSKVPEYLSNGNRADRKGDALSPHNSDEEGERSSRSPSPILHSSCCQPHSPSSKPDFSCENSETCHGDKQRNKISKSVLQIDEDNCQVFYIHNLPSSVTQTMLRKRFEAFGDPEDCKVITKHEERCGVIKFRPAPSGQQIQRHRREPLFQNGGGGMHRLSRKRYIDLDEAGPGPVKSKYDALDFDTLLKEAQKSLHR from the exons tatggggaggaggaggtctgctcGGACCGCCTGGACGCCGACTTCCCTGACATTGACCTCTCTCAGCTGGACGCCAGCGACTTTGACTCAGTCAACTGCCTCAGCGAGCTCCACTGGTGCAACGACCAATCAGACATCTCCGCTGCCTCCATTCAGTACAGCACAGGAGACCCTGAGTTTTTTGAG ATAGATGAGAATGCGGCGCTGCTGGCTGCTCTCACAGACAGCCTGGACGGCATGGTGGAGGACGAGGTGGGGGGGCTGTCTGTGTTTCCCTCGCTGGGGGAGGGGTCTGAGGAGGACCTTCCCTTCCCTTCAGGCTCCCTGAGTGACGGCTCCCTGAGCTCAGAGACAGAAGACCCGTCTCTA CTGAAAAAGCTCCTGCTGTCCCCCCCTAACGTGCCCACGGGCCTGGAATCACACAAAGagggcagcagcaacagcgggcATCGCCATTGCAGCAGGAGCCTGCATCTGAAACCTGTCAGGCCTTTGGTTAAG CGTGAAAGCACACAGGAGCGTAAGCCCCGAGCGGTGCGACCAGCAGGACGTCTGTGCACAGAGCTCCACCGGCACCTGACCTCTGCACAGGAGGCGGAAGACACTCCTTCAGCCGACACAGAGaatgaggaggacgaggaggaagaTGATGACGATGAGGACAGTGAGtccgaggaggaagaagaggaggacgagtcCTCGGGCAGTGAGAGTGAACGCTCCACTCCCCTTGAGCCCACCAAGCCCCAGTTCTCCTCGGAGAAAGAACTCAAATCTGTGGTGGAGCTCATCAAGTATATGCACACATACTGCCTGCCCATGCGCAAGCAGGCTGGCTGGGAGCGCAAGGAGCGTGAATGCCCAGGCCAGGTACGCAGGGCCAGGCCCGAGTGCCCCACGACCCTGATCCACCCGAACTGTCACAAGGCTGCCCCCCAGGCCCAGAGCTGCGCCCCTCGGCAGCGCCTCGCCTTTACCCGCAGACGGGAGGTCAAAGCCAACTCTCTGCTGCGCGAACTGCTCAAAGCGGTCAACTCCTTTGACGTGAGCAAGCCTTACAGACTCCACAGCCCCCCCTACACCCATAACAGAGATGCTATCACCAAGCCAGCGCATGACAGAAAGACTGAGACCCCTAGCCCGACTGCCAGCTCAACCAAACCAGAGTTTATGAAAGAGCGTGGCCTAGAGGTCCCTCTGAGCCCTGACCTGGAGGACGCCTCCTTCTCAGTCCGCCGCTCCCGCAGGCTCGCCTCTTTCCCCAGCCGCTTCGGCAAGAAGGTGCATGCAGGCTGGGTGAGGGAGGAGCCTGCGTCCGGGGAGCGGCGCCCTGACGAGGAGGACAAGGCGGTCAAACACCCCCCGGGAGACGACCCGGAGAAAGACTCCGCCGCCAATAACAACAGTACTTCCCAAACCACGGCAGACGCAGCCGAACCCGATAACCTCTGCTGTCAAAACG AGAAACGCGCCTGCCTCTGTCTGCCGCTGACTCCCAAATCTACTGG AGACACACAGTATGCCAACAGGCCCTTTGAGCAGACTCTCAGCGTGGACCTGTGTGGCACAGCAG GCCTCACCCCTCCCACCACCCCCCCTCACAAGCAAGTGGAGGATGAGCTGTTCAAGCcagaggggaaaggagaatcCCCACCGAAGGGCTCGTGGTTGACCCGGGCCCACTCCCGCAAGCTCCCCGAGCAGACTGAACTCTACGCCCAGCTCCGCAAGATGGGCCAGGCCATCGATGCAGAACCCAAAGTCCACAGGACGTTCGGAGACCACGACTACTGCCTGCTGAGTCTGGGGGAGAGCCGGAAGAGAACCGCCGCCATGCTGGCCCACTCGCTGTTCGGACGCTCCTCTCCGGAGGGGGACAGGGCTGAGCGCAGGGTCCAAGGGGACAAGAGGCTGGAACAGCAGCGTGAAGACAGGCTCTTTTCCAAGGTGCCAGAGTACCTGAGTAACGGTAACAGGGCTGACAGAAAGGGGGACGCTTTATCCCCCCACAACTCAGATGAAGAGGGGGAACGCTCCTCCCGTTCACCCTCCCCCATTCTCCACTCCAGCTGCTGCCAGCCCCACTCGCCTAGCAGCAAGCCCGACTTCAG ctGTGAGAACTCTGAGACGTGCCACGGAGACAAGCAGAGAAACAAAATCTCCAAGTCTGTGCTTCAAATTGACGAG GACAACTGCCAAGTGTTCTACATACACAACCTGCCAAGCAGCGTCACACAAACGATGCTGCGCAAACGCTTCGAGGCCTTTGGAGACCCGGAGGACTGCAAAGTCATCACCAAACACGA gGAACGCTGTGGAGTCATCAAGTTCCGTCCGGCACCCAGCGGGCAGCAGATCCAGAGGCACAGGCGAGAGCCGCTTTTCCAGAACGGAGGGGGTGGCATGCACAGGCTCAGCAGGAAGAGATACATAGATCTGG ACGAAGCTGGACCAGGGCCGGTGAAGAGCAAGTATGACGCCCTGGACTTTGACACCCTGCTGAAGGAGGCCCAGAAGAGCCTGCATCGCTGA